A window from Mytilus galloprovincialis chromosome 8, xbMytGall1.hap1.1, whole genome shotgun sequence encodes these proteins:
- the LOC143043843 gene encoding uncharacterized protein LOC143043843, whose translation MVIDMKMRNLQSKIADINQGTHTYQAGVQKVIQVIKEEGRHLKEMIDKKVEGLINTVKEKDRRNVQTLQSVGNELKTALDKAKELQKFDQDTQGIKDTTKLIQKLKQIKSQIDQIEEMKIPIMPSVNYAKKTVAEGEIGKLFGELTFGETVKKEENPKPKENVRVTRTAKQYRYRCCYCK comes from the exons ATGGTGATCGACATGAAGATGAGAAACCTGCAGTCAAAGATAGCAGATATTAACCAAGGTACCCATACATATCAAGCTGGTGTACAGAAAGTTATCCAGGTTATAAAAGAAGAAGGGAGACACTTGAAAGAGATGATTGATAAGAAAGTCGAAGGTCTTATTAATACTGTAAAGGAGAAAGATAGAAGGAATGTTCAAACCTTACAGTCTGTTGGCAATGAGttaaaaacagctttggataAGGCAAAGGAGCTGCAGAAATTTGATCAAGACACCCAGGGTATAAAAGATACTACGAAGTTGATACAAAAGCTAAAACAAATAAAGTCACAAATCGATCAAATAGAAGAAATGAAGATTCCTATTATGCCATCAGTCAACTATGCCAAAAAGACAGTAGCAGAGGGAGAAATAGGAAAACTGTTTGGGGAACTAACATTTGG AGAAACtgtcaaaaaagaagaaaaccctAAACCTAAGGAGAACGTCAG AGTTACAAGAACAGCCAAACAATACAGATACAGATGCTGTTATTGCAAGTAA